A single Aythya fuligula isolate bAytFul2 chromosome 33, bAytFul2.pri, whole genome shotgun sequence DNA region contains:
- the LOC116500216 gene encoding butyrophilin subfamily 3 member A2-like translates to MGLPWGCGCPSLNGHARGLLTSLITLLLLQLGSAQLRVVGPGHSVTATVGQDVVLPCYLSPQRNARSLEVRWIRDNNSETVHHYRNGEDLYGEQMEAYAGRTELLRDGLSAGRLELRITGLRPSDDGQYVCTVRDAHAYDEAIVELEVSATGVDPHLSLGGYEAGGVRVLCRSAGWYPLPQMLWRDARGQHLPSDPPTHSQDQEGLFEIEGAVIVTGSVEGPLSCMVRNNHLQQERKFSLHIAAAFFHNAQPWMVALALVLLLLAVSIGLGVYLYRKQAARIQELVNRDARLEELPAEIEEKDARLAELAAKVEEQAAELVWSLPVREQDCLCPFTRAKNFGV, encoded by the exons ATGGGGCTCccctggggctgtggctgccccagccTCAATGGCCATGCCAGGGGCCTCCTGACTTCCCTCATcactctgctcctcctccagctgggcTCAG CCCAGCTCAGAGTGGTGGGACCAGGACACTCTGTCACTGCCACCGTGGGGCAGGATGTTGTGCTGCCCTGCTACTTGTCCCCTCAACGCAATGCTCGCAGCTTGGAGGTCAGGTGGATCCGGGACAATAACTCTGAGACAGTGCACCACTACCGCAATGGAGAGGACCTGTACGGGGAGCAGATGGAGGCATATGCCGGGAGGACAGAGTTGCTCAGAGATGGTCTCTCTGCTGGAAGGCTGGAATTGCGAATCACGGGGCTGAGACCCTCTGATGATGGCCAGTACGTCTGCACTGTGAGAGATGCTCATGCTTATGATGAAGCCATTGTGGAGCTGGAGGTGTCAG CCACAGGCGTTGACCCCCACCTCTCCCTGGGGGGCTACGAGGCCGGAGGCGTCCGGGTGCTGTGTCGATCGGCCGGCTGGTACCCGCTGCCGCAAATGCTCTGGAGGGATGCTCGCGGGCAGCACCTGCCCTCGGACCCCCCGACACATTCCCAGGACCAGGAGGGGCTCTTTGAAATCGAAGGCGCTGTCATCGTGACCGGGAGTGTGGAGGGGCCCTTGTCCTGCATGGTCAGGAACAACCACCTCCAGCAGGAGAGGAAATTTTCCCTGCACATCGCAG CTGCCTTCTTCCACAACGCCCAGCCATGGATGGTGGCTCTGGCTCTGGTCCTCCTGCTTTTGGCTGTGTCCATTGGCCTCGGTGTTTATCTCTATCGAAAGCAAG CGGCACGGATACAAGAGCTGG tgaaCAGAGACGCAAGGCTGG aggAACTACCTGCAGAGATCG aggAAAAAGATGCAAGACTGG cgGAACTGGCTGCCAAAGTGG aggaacaagctgcagagctgg TCTGGTCCCTCCCAGTCCGAGAGCAAGACTGTCTGTGCCCATTCACCAGGGCAAAGAACTTTGGGGTCTAG